One Nostoc sp. UHCC 0302 DNA window includes the following coding sequences:
- the mgtE gene encoding magnesium transporter has product MLTQDIRNSLIDVTDLNQLKWDLNRLQPVDVGEYIAELPKKQRAIAFRLLNKSQAIDVFEYLPTEVQEELINSLHDVEVVQLVEAMSPDERAELFDELPAGVIKRLLQELSPEQRQATATILGYPEGTAGRVMTTEYVRLREGLTVGEALSKIRRQDEDKETIYYAYVTDDNRTLVRVVSLRQLLFTFPDVFIRDIASNRVIKVKTETSQEEVAQIMKRYDLIAIPVVDREDRLVGIVTIDDVIDILEEEATEDIQKLAGVSGDEGALSPPLLTMRNRLPWLLGIMALYIGAASAIAPFQSVISAVPVLAVIMPIFSNTGGTVGIQALTVTIRGLGVGEVTPKDTLKILRKELLAGLGTAVVLASTMILLSLIWARPQERWVALIAGMVMATNTIVAVTLGTLLPMGLKRLKLDPALVSGPLVTTMLDTIGFLTFLTLISLALKVLHLPS; this is encoded by the coding sequence ATGCTTACACAAGATATTCGTAATTCACTGATTGATGTTACAGATTTAAACCAGCTGAAATGGGATTTAAATCGCTTACAACCAGTGGATGTGGGGGAATATATTGCAGAATTGCCGAAAAAACAACGAGCGATCGCATTTCGTTTACTCAACAAATCTCAGGCAATTGATGTATTTGAATATCTGCCTACAGAGGTGCAAGAAGAACTGATTAATTCTCTGCATGATGTTGAGGTAGTACAACTTGTAGAAGCGATGAGTCCGGATGAACGGGCAGAATTGTTTGATGAACTACCAGCAGGGGTGATTAAACGGTTACTACAAGAACTGAGTCCCGAACAAAGGCAAGCAACAGCAACAATCCTTGGCTATCCAGAAGGTACTGCTGGGCGAGTGATGACAACAGAATATGTCCGGTTGCGGGAAGGATTGACTGTAGGCGAAGCCCTGAGCAAAATCCGCCGCCAGGACGAAGATAAAGAGACGATTTACTATGCTTACGTTACGGACGATAACCGTACGCTGGTCAGAGTTGTTTCATTGCGCCAGTTGCTGTTTACTTTTCCTGATGTCTTCATCCGAGATATTGCCAGCAATCGCGTCATTAAGGTGAAAACCGAAACCTCTCAAGAAGAAGTCGCCCAAATTATGAAGCGTTACGACTTGATCGCTATCCCTGTGGTAGATAGGGAAGACCGATTGGTCGGCATTGTCACGATTGACGATGTAATCGATATTTTAGAGGAGGAGGCCACAGAAGATATTCAAAAACTGGCAGGTGTGAGTGGCGATGAAGGTGCATTATCTCCTCCTTTACTCACCATGCGTAATCGCTTGCCTTGGCTGTTGGGAATCATGGCACTATATATTGGTGCTGCTAGTGCGATCGCACCTTTTCAATCTGTAATTTCTGCCGTGCCAGTTCTTGCAGTCATCATGCCAATTTTTTCTAATACTGGTGGTACTGTCGGTATCCAAGCATTAACAGTCACGATTAGAGGTTTAGGTGTAGGCGAAGTCACACCCAAAGATACCCTGAAAATTCTTCGTAAAGAACTTCTTGCCGGTTTAGGTACAGCAGTAGTTTTAGCCAGCACGATGATCTTGCTTTCCTTGATTTGGGCGCGTCCCCAAGAGCGATGGGTGGCTTTAATTGCCGGAATGGTAATGGCAACTAATACAATTGTGGCGGTGACACTCGGCACTTTACTGCCAATGGGGTTGAAACGATTGAAGCTCGATCCTGCTTTGGTTAGTGGGCCGTTAGTGACAACAATGCTTGATACAATTGGATTTTTAACATTCCTCACCCTAATTTCTCTGGCTTTAAAAGTTTTACATTTGCCAAGTTGA
- a CDS encoding aspartate carbamoyltransferase catalytic subunit, translating to MPTTTWNRHHVLSLADFTTAEYDTVLQTAASFQEVLSRRTKKVPTLQGQVVANLFFEPSTRTRSSFELAAKRLSADTLNFAASTSSMTKGETILDTAKTYLAMGTDIMVVRHKEAGVPNAIAQEMDRLGVRVSVLNAGDGQHEHPSQALLDVFTICTLIDRDHPRLELLKGKKIAIVGDILHSRVARSNIWSLIASGAQVHLAAPPTLLPKFFAEYISEESGVRSSSPSSPNPQLFLHWQLEPALQDADFVMTLRLQKERMTAHLLPSLREYHQLFGITRAKLQLCKPNVKVLHPGPVNRGVEISSDLMDDPEFSLIQSQVTSGVAVRMALLYLLGSGKA from the coding sequence ATGCCTACTACTACCTGGAATCGTCATCACGTTCTCTCTTTGGCTGACTTCACTACCGCTGAATATGACACTGTTTTACAAACTGCTGCTTCTTTTCAAGAAGTGTTGTCGCGGCGCACAAAGAAAGTGCCAACTTTGCAGGGGCAGGTGGTGGCGAATTTATTTTTTGAACCATCTACTCGAACACGCAGCAGTTTTGAACTCGCTGCTAAACGGTTAAGTGCGGATACACTGAACTTTGCCGCATCTACTTCTTCTATGACTAAGGGGGAGACAATTCTCGACACGGCGAAGACTTATTTAGCAATGGGAACTGATATTATGGTAGTCCGCCATAAGGAGGCAGGAGTACCAAATGCGATCGCCCAAGAGATGGATCGTCTTGGTGTACGAGTCAGTGTTCTCAATGCTGGTGATGGTCAACATGAGCATCCTTCCCAAGCACTGCTAGATGTATTTACAATTTGTACTCTAATTGACCGTGATCATCCTCGATTGGAACTTTTGAAGGGTAAAAAAATTGCCATTGTTGGGGATATTCTTCATTCTCGTGTCGCACGCTCAAATATTTGGAGTTTAATTGCTAGCGGCGCTCAAGTGCATCTCGCAGCACCACCGACTCTCTTACCCAAATTTTTTGCTGAGTATATTTCTGAGGAGTCAGGAGTTAGGAGTTCTTCTCCCTCATCTCCCAATCCCCAACTATTTTTACATTGGCAGTTAGAACCTGCTTTGCAAGATGCTGATTTTGTCATGACTCTGCGTCTGCAAAAAGAACGCATGACGGCTCATTTACTTCCAAGTTTGCGAGAATATCATCAACTGTTTGGGATTACACGCGCAAAGCTGCAACTGTGTAAGCCTAATGTTAAGGTTTTGCACCCAGGCCCCGTCAACCGTGGTGTCGAAATTAGCTCTGACCTGATGGATGATCCAGAATTTAGTCTTATTCAATCTCAAGTTACCAGCGGTGTAGCGGTTCGCATGGCATTGCTGTATTTATTAGGTAGCGGCAAGGCTTAA